In one Streptomyces marincola genomic region, the following are encoded:
- a CDS encoding ATP-grasp domain-containing protein — protein sequence MTIAALEALTFGLGRMAAAAGRAGHRLCLLTGNRAVYRHELARLAPDAPLDVVDVDTHDPAACRAALAALPDLRGLINSTDTWSVPGADLAAEFGLPGPDPAAVRVLRDKLRVRELLRARGVGGVRAVAVRPGPGAADDVLREVGLPAVLKDSAGTSSRNVWLVRDERHLAAALAEAGERAFAGRLFAEPFLAGPVYSAETLSWRGRTRLLGVLSRQMSPEPHVREEASGFPVAHPPAERRRIEEWAEETLRAAGHLDGFAHVEFVLTADGPELVEINRRIGGALVGEALCRAHGVNVYEAMIDTALDRRPALLDGPEPTGPATAFVLLYPDRAGTLTGWSGLDGLGAFPGDPRWYPTMAPGDRVEHLTDQRGCTGILLAGGATAELALHRALSAAGSVRPLVSAGD from the coding sequence ATGACCATCGCCGCGCTCGAAGCGCTCACCTTCGGCCTCGGACGGATGGCCGCCGCGGCCGGCCGGGCCGGGCACCGCCTGTGCCTGCTGACCGGGAACCGGGCCGTCTACCGGCACGAGCTCGCGCGGCTCGCGCCGGACGCGCCCCTGGACGTCGTCGACGTCGACACCCACGACCCGGCCGCGTGCCGGGCCGCCCTCGCGGCCCTGCCCGACCTGCGCGGACTGATCAACTCGACCGACACCTGGAGCGTTCCCGGCGCCGATCTCGCCGCCGAGTTCGGGCTGCCGGGGCCCGACCCGGCCGCCGTCCGGGTGCTGCGGGACAAGCTGCGCGTGCGCGAACTGCTGCGCGCCCGCGGCGTCGGCGGGGTGCGGGCCGTCGCCGTCCGGCCGGGGCCCGGGGCGGCCGACGACGTGCTGCGGGAGGTGGGCCTGCCCGCCGTTCTGAAGGACTCGGCCGGCACCTCGTCGCGCAACGTGTGGCTCGTTCGCGACGAGCGGCACCTGGCCGCGGCCCTCGCCGAGGCCGGCGAACGGGCCTTCGCCGGACGCCTGTTCGCCGAACCGTTCCTCGCGGGTCCCGTCTACAGCGCCGAGACGCTCAGCTGGCGGGGCCGCACCCGCCTCCTCGGCGTGCTCAGCCGCCAGATGTCGCCGGAGCCGCACGTCCGGGAGGAGGCGTCCGGGTTCCCCGTGGCCCACCCGCCCGCCGAGCGGCGGCGGATCGAGGAGTGGGCGGAGGAGACCCTGCGCGCCGCGGGCCACCTCGACGGATTCGCGCACGTGGAGTTCGTGCTGACCGCGGACGGCCCCGAACTCGTGGAGATCAACCGCCGCATCGGCGGCGCGCTCGTCGGCGAGGCGCTGTGCCGCGCGCACGGCGTGAACGTCTACGAGGCCATGATCGACACCGCGCTCGACCGGCGTCCCGCGCTGCTGGACGGGCCGGAACCCACCGGTCCCGCGACCGCGTTCGTCCTGCTCTACCCCGACCGGGCCGGCACCCTGACCGGGTGGTCGGGGCTCGACGGACTCGGCGCGTTCCCCGGCGACCCGCGGTGGTACCCGACGATGGCCCCCGGCGACCGCGTGGAGCACCTGACCGACCAGCGGGGGTGCACCGGCATCCTCCTCGCCGGCGGGGCGACGGCCGAACTCGCCCTGCACCGCGCGCTGAGCGCCGCCGGCAGCGTCAGGCCGCTGGTGTCGGCCGGGGACTGA
- a CDS encoding GlxA family transcriptional regulator produces the protein MRTVAVLVPRAVVGFDVSAACQAFAMARRADGAPLYEVMVCGDAPVVATAAGTLCFVLTPTRPLAAARAADTVIVPGVDREAAAGQDDVLDVLRAAHAEGRRVAAICTGAFLLAEAGLLDGRTATTHWLAAGGLAARHPAVTVDPDLLFTDEDEVLTSAGVAAGLDLCLHLIGRDFGADVAARAAAALVVPYRREGTAVQYVRQPNGGGDGGRGSLAATLDWLQHNLHRPLRLADIARAASLSERQLHRRFRAGTGTTPLRWLLRLRVERARALLETTELPVEQIAGLCGFGSAVSLRAHFRERQGCGPAAYRKRFRAAGGSATGGSGAPS, from the coding sequence ATGCGCACCGTGGCGGTGCTGGTGCCGCGCGCCGTGGTCGGGTTCGACGTCTCCGCGGCCTGCCAGGCGTTCGCCATGGCCCGGCGCGCGGACGGCGCCCCGCTGTACGAGGTCATGGTGTGCGGGGACGCGCCCGTGGTCGCGACGGCCGCCGGAACGCTGTGCTTCGTGCTGACGCCCACGCGCCCGCTGGCCGCGGCCCGCGCCGCGGACACCGTGATCGTGCCCGGCGTGGACCGGGAGGCCGCGGCGGGGCAGGACGACGTCCTCGACGTGCTCAGAGCCGCGCACGCCGAAGGCCGCCGGGTGGCCGCCATCTGCACCGGGGCGTTCCTGCTCGCCGAGGCGGGGCTGCTCGACGGCCGCACGGCGACGACCCACTGGCTGGCGGCCGGCGGGCTCGCCGCGCGCCACCCGGCGGTCACCGTCGACCCCGATCTGCTCTTCACGGACGAGGACGAGGTGCTGACCTCGGCCGGTGTCGCGGCCGGGCTCGACCTGTGCCTGCACCTGATCGGCCGCGACTTCGGCGCGGACGTGGCCGCGCGCGCCGCCGCCGCTCTCGTCGTGCCCTACCGGCGCGAGGGCACGGCCGTGCAGTACGTGAGGCAGCCGAACGGCGGCGGCGACGGCGGGCGCGGCTCGCTCGCGGCCACGCTCGACTGGCTCCAGCACAATCTGCACCGCCCGCTGCGCCTGGCCGACATCGCCCGCGCGGCGAGTCTGAGCGAACGGCAGTTGCACCGCAGGTTCCGGGCGGGCACGGGGACGACGCCGTTGCGCTGGCTGCTGCGCCTGCGCGTCGAGCGGGCCAGGGCGCTGCTTGAGACGACGGAGCTGCCCGTCGAGCAGATCGCGGGCCTGTGCGGTTTCGGCTCGGCCGTGTCGCTGCGGGCCCACTTCAGGGAACGGCAGGGCTGTGGGCCTGCCGCCTACCGCAAGCGTTTCCGCGCGGCGGGCGGCTCCGCGACCGGCGGGTCGGGCGCGCCGTCCTGA
- a CDS encoding DJ-1/PfpI family protein produces the protein MERRNFLQWSTAAGAGALAGQGARAAGEPGARAAGAHAAGRERHDGPLRVHIVLFDGAEELDFAAPFGVLSGAGAIRGAPGAEVRYVTLGRPRLIRGAYGSLTRVEHRWAPREADIIVVPGGGYRDREGPGIWAEIENGALPAALAAAPRPGLTLAAVCTGALLLGAAGLIEGRPCTTHHRAVADLVEQGGTLVDARVVDDGDLVTAGGVTSGLDLALWLSRRALGADVAVRVEAMLEYEARGTVWTPPGT, from the coding sequence GTGGAACGCAGGAACTTCCTCCAGTGGTCGACGGCGGCGGGCGCGGGCGCGCTCGCCGGGCAGGGCGCGCGGGCCGCGGGTGAGCCGGGGGCGCGGGCCGCCGGCGCCCACGCGGCGGGGCGCGAGCGGCACGACGGGCCGCTGCGGGTGCACATCGTGCTGTTCGACGGGGCCGAGGAACTGGACTTCGCCGCGCCCTTCGGGGTGCTCTCGGGGGCGGGCGCGATCCGAGGCGCGCCCGGGGCCGAGGTCAGGTACGTCACGCTGGGCAGGCCGCGCCTGATCCGGGGGGCCTACGGCTCGCTGACCCGGGTGGAGCACCGGTGGGCGCCGCGCGAGGCGGACATCATCGTCGTGCCGGGCGGCGGCTACCGGGACCGGGAGGGCCCCGGCATCTGGGCGGAGATCGAGAACGGCGCGCTGCCCGCCGCGCTGGCCGCGGCGCCGCGCCCCGGCCTGACGCTCGCGGCGGTGTGCACCGGCGCGCTGCTGCTCGGCGCCGCGGGGCTGATCGAGGGGAGGCCGTGCACGACGCACCACCGCGCCGTCGCTGACCTGGTCGAGCAGGGCGGCACCCTGGTCGACGCCCGCGTCGTGGACGACGGCGACCTGGTCACGGCCGGAGGCGTCACCTCGGGGCTCGACCTGGCCCTGTGGCTCTCGCGCCGCGCGCTGGGCGCCGACGTCGCCGTGCGGGTGGAGGCGATGCTGGAGTACGAGGCACGTGGCACGGTGTGGACTCCCCCCGGCACGTGA
- a CDS encoding pyridoxal-phosphate dependent enzyme — MQWAVHEHITDAIKAPDLIRLTPNTVLARFETLKVYAALGAVRALLDRGTIRPGQTVVDSSSGIYALALAMACQRYGLRCHIVASTTVDATMRVQLEILGATVDQMPPSQDLRLDQERRVRRVRELVARDPDMHWMRQYHDAVHYAGYREFADLVAAALPGRDLTVVGAVGTGSSTGGLVVPLRERGLAVRLVGIQPFGSVTFGSERFQDPEAIIAGIGSAIPFGNVRHHLYDTVHWIGFGHALAGAVGLLREHAVFAGLSTGAAHLAARWEAARHPDRTHLVIGPDTGHRYAERAFARHREAPDPRGLKPHQITSQDDLAPPWSVMEWRGRALPVPS, encoded by the coding sequence ATGCAATGGGCCGTTCACGAGCACATCACCGACGCCATCAAGGCCCCGGACCTGATCCGGCTCACCCCCAACACGGTGCTGGCGCGTTTCGAGACGCTGAAGGTCTACGCGGCGCTCGGGGCCGTCCGCGCCCTCCTCGACCGCGGCACGATCCGTCCCGGGCAGACGGTGGTGGACAGTTCGAGCGGCATCTACGCCCTGGCCCTGGCGATGGCCTGCCAGCGGTACGGCCTGCGCTGCCACATCGTGGCCTCCACCACCGTGGACGCCACGATGCGCGTGCAGTTGGAGATCCTGGGGGCCACCGTCGACCAGATGCCGCCATCCCAGGACCTGCGCCTCGACCAGGAGCGCCGCGTCCGCCGCGTGCGCGAACTGGTCGCGCGGGACCCGGACATGCACTGGATGCGGCAATACCACGACGCGGTGCACTACGCGGGCTACCGGGAGTTCGCCGACCTGGTGGCCGCCGCCCTGCCCGGGCGCGACCTCACGGTGGTGGGCGCGGTCGGCACCGGCTCGTCCACCGGCGGACTCGTCGTGCCCCTGCGCGAACGCGGCCTCGCCGTCCGCCTGGTGGGCATACAGCCCTTCGGCAGCGTGACGTTCGGCAGCGAACGGTTCCAGGACCCGGAGGCGATCATCGCCGGCATCGGCAGCGCCATCCCGTTCGGGAACGTCCGCCACCACCTCTACGACACCGTGCACTGGATCGGGTTCGGCCACGCGCTCGCCGGTGCCGTCGGACTGCTGCGCGAACACGCGGTGTTCGCCGGGCTGTCCACCGGGGCGGCCCACCTCGCGGCGCGGTGGGAGGCCGCGCGCCACCCGGACCGCACGCACCTGGTCATCGGCCCCGACACCGGGCACCGCTACGCGGAGCGCGCGTTCGCACGCCACCGCGAGGCGCCCGACCCGCGCGGCCTCAAACCGCACCAGATCACCAGCCAGGACGACCTCGCGCCGCCCTGGTCCGTCATGGAGTGGCGCGGGCGCGCCCTGCCCGTGCCGTCCTGA
- a CDS encoding sigma-70 family RNA polymerase sigma factor translates to MPTAVPEPTGGHRRPPHPPRPPRDETSRPARRSAARTPDAGADDARITAWALAARDGDPQAVELFVRAVRNDLHRYLTRLSGDAQGAEDLTQETLLRALRSLPAFEGRSSARTWLLSIARRTLVDRIRYERARPRVAETPDWMSVVEGRQHGNVPGFEEGVALNELLARLPSDRATAFRLTQILGMPYAEAAAASGCPVGTVRSRVARARQTLISQLATAENDGTPH, encoded by the coding sequence CTGCCCACTGCCGTGCCCGAGCCCACCGGCGGACACCGCCGCCCCCCGCACCCGCCGCGCCCCCCGCGGGACGAAACGTCCCGTCCTGCCCGCCGCTCCGCCGCCAGGACGCCGGACGCCGGCGCGGACGACGCGCGGATCACCGCCTGGGCGCTCGCGGCCCGGGACGGTGATCCGCAGGCGGTGGAACTGTTCGTCCGCGCCGTACGGAACGACCTGCACCGCTACCTGACCCGGCTCAGCGGCGACGCGCAGGGCGCGGAGGACTTGACGCAGGAGACGCTGCTGCGCGCGCTGCGGAGCCTGCCCGCGTTCGAGGGCCGCTCCTCGGCCAGGACCTGGCTGCTCTCGATCGCCAGGCGGACCCTGGTCGACCGCATCCGCTACGAGCGGGCCCGCCCGCGCGTCGCGGAGACGCCGGACTGGATGTCCGTCGTGGAGGGCCGACAGCACGGGAACGTGCCGGGATTCGAGGAGGGCGTCGCGCTGAACGAACTCCTCGCCCGCCTTCCGTCCGACCGCGCCACGGCGTTCCGCCTCACCCAGATACTCGGAATGCCCTATGCCGAGGCCGCCGCGGCGAGCGGCTGCCCGGTCGGTACCGTCCGCTCCCGGGTCGCCCGGGCCAGGCAGACGCTCATTTCCCAGCTCGCCACCGCGGAGAACGACGGAACACCGCACTGA
- a CDS encoding glycoside hydrolase family 127 protein, which translates to MPRSPRPAPGPLIPTASARGTLRPASEAAITGGLWAARRAVNAAVSVPDGYERLTEAGNFHNLRLAAGTATGAYVNNLPFLDSDVYKWLEAVAWQLGDPATDPDEAARLTERVDEVTALLADAQDDNGYLQSYYQVVRPDRRWAELGWGHELYCAGHLIQAAVAHVRTTGRTGLLDIATRFADHIDSVFGTGEGRLDGVCGHPEIETALVELYRCTGERRYLDLAGWFIDRRGHGLLPAGGFGPRYWQDHTPVREADAVTGHAVRQLYLLAGVADVHAETGEAELLAAAERLWEEMAATRTYLTGGLGSHHTDEAFGDPYELPSERAYTETCAAIASVMFSWRLLLATGRARYADHMERVLFNGFLSGVSLDGAHYSYVNPLQVREGHVTRTGDRGAFRTRWFHCACCPPNVMRLLASLPHYLAAADGAGLTLHQYATGAYAVDDVAGSGARAAVEVTTDYPWDGRIRVAVTETPDAEWTLTLRVPAWAAGAWRASAAGEPVAADAAEDGWLRVRRRWRRGDAVDLDLDLAPRLTAPPARADALRGCLAIERGPLVYCAERADHPEGTVIDDLRIDPAAPLGERREPGLLGGIVTVSAAGAAVAPRDTGDWWPYPAAGGGRAGAPVAADITAVPYHLWGHRARAAMRVWLPALGADEGPAADGAVR; encoded by the coding sequence ATGCCCCGCAGCCCCCGCCCCGCCCCCGGCCCCCTCATACCGACCGCGTCCGCCCGCGGCACGCTGCGCCCGGCGAGCGAGGCCGCGATCACCGGCGGGCTGTGGGCCGCCAGGCGGGCCGTCAACGCCGCCGTCAGCGTGCCCGACGGCTACGAACGCCTCACCGAGGCCGGCAACTTCCACAACCTCAGGCTCGCCGCCGGCACCGCGACCGGCGCGTACGTCAACAACCTGCCGTTCCTCGACTCCGACGTCTACAAGTGGCTCGAAGCCGTGGCCTGGCAGCTCGGCGACCCGGCCACGGACCCGGACGAGGCGGCCCGGCTGACCGAACGCGTCGACGAGGTGACCGCGCTGCTCGCCGACGCCCAGGACGACAACGGCTACCTCCAGTCGTACTACCAGGTGGTGCGCCCCGACCGGCGCTGGGCCGAACTCGGCTGGGGCCACGAGCTGTACTGCGCGGGGCACCTCATCCAGGCGGCCGTCGCGCACGTCCGCACCACGGGCCGCACCGGCCTGCTCGACATCGCCACGCGCTTCGCCGACCACATCGACTCCGTCTTCGGCACGGGCGAGGGCCGCCTCGACGGCGTCTGCGGGCACCCCGAGATCGAGACGGCCCTCGTCGAGCTGTACCGCTGCACGGGGGAGCGCCGCTACCTCGACCTGGCGGGCTGGTTCATCGACCGCAGGGGGCACGGCCTGCTGCCCGCCGGCGGCTTCGGCCCCCGCTACTGGCAGGACCACACCCCGGTGCGCGAGGCCGACGCCGTCACCGGGCACGCCGTGCGCCAGCTGTACCTGCTCGCGGGAGTGGCCGACGTCCACGCGGAGACCGGCGAGGCCGAACTCCTGGCCGCCGCCGAGCGGTTGTGGGAGGAAATGGCGGCCACCAGGACCTACCTGACCGGCGGCCTCGGCTCCCACCACACCGACGAGGCGTTCGGCGACCCCTACGAGCTGCCCTCGGAGCGCGCCTACACCGAGACCTGCGCGGCCATCGCCTCGGTCATGTTCAGCTGGCGGCTGCTGCTCGCCACGGGCCGCGCCCGGTACGCCGACCACATGGAACGCGTGCTGTTCAACGGGTTCCTCTCCGGCGTCTCCCTCGACGGCGCCCACTACTCCTACGTCAACCCGCTCCAGGTCCGCGAGGGGCACGTGACCAGGACCGGGGACCGCGGCGCCTTCCGCACCCGGTGGTTCCACTGCGCCTGCTGCCCGCCGAACGTGATGCGCCTGCTCGCGTCGCTGCCGCACTACCTCGCGGCGGCCGACGGCGCGGGCCTGACGCTCCACCAGTACGCGACGGGCGCCTACGCGGTCGACGACGTGGCCGGCAGCGGTGCGCGCGCGGCCGTCGAGGTCACCACCGACTACCCGTGGGACGGGCGGATCCGGGTCGCCGTCACCGAGACCCCCGACGCCGAGTGGACCCTCACGCTGCGCGTCCCGGCCTGGGCGGCCGGCGCGTGGCGCGCGAGCGCGGCGGGCGAACCCGTCGCCGCCGACGCGGCGGAGGACGGCTGGCTGCGCGTCAGGCGCCGCTGGCGGCGGGGCGACGCGGTCGACCTCGACCTGGACCTCGCGCCCCGGCTGACGGCCCCGCCCGCACGGGCCGACGCGCTGCGCGGCTGCCTGGCGATCGAACGCGGGCCGCTCGTCTACTGCGCCGAGCGCGCCGACCACCCCGAGGGCACCGTCATCGACGACCTGCGCATCGACCCGGCCGCTCCGCTGGGCGAGCGGCGGGAACCGGGACTGCTCGGCGGCATCGTCACCGTGTCGGCAGCGGGCGCGGCCGTCGCGCCCCGGGACACCGGCGACTGGTGGCCCTACCCCGCGGCCGGCGGCGGCCGCGCCGGGGCGCCGGTGGCGGCGGACATCACGGCCGTTCCCTACCACCTGTGGGGGCACCGCGCGCGGGCCGCCATGCGCGTGTGGCTCCCGGCCCTGGGCGCGGACGAGGGACCCGCGGCGGACGGCGCGGTCCGCTGA
- a CDS encoding mycothiol transferase, translated as MRSADLLADAFDRTREAVHEAVAGLTPDQLAERPDPGANSVAWLVWHLTRVQDDHVSEVAGRPQTWTADGWEGRFSLPFPAEETGYGHGPDEVARVRVADPALLTGYHDAVHAATLDYVRGLTDADLDRVVDPGWTPPVTLGVRLVSVLADDLQHAGQAAFLRGLLLRGS; from the coding sequence ATGCGCAGCGCCGACCTCCTCGCCGACGCGTTCGACCGGACCAGGGAAGCGGTCCACGAGGCGGTGGCGGGACTGACCCCCGACCAGCTGGCCGAACGCCCCGACCCCGGTGCCAACTCCGTGGCCTGGCTGGTGTGGCACCTCACCCGGGTGCAGGACGACCACGTGTCGGAGGTCGCCGGCCGGCCGCAGACCTGGACGGCCGACGGCTGGGAGGGCCGGTTCTCGCTGCCCTTCCCGGCCGAGGAGACCGGCTACGGCCACGGCCCCGACGAGGTGGCCCGGGTCCGCGTCGCCGACCCGGCGCTGCTGACCGGCTACCACGACGCGGTGCACGCGGCCACGCTCGACTACGTGCGCGGCCTCACCGACGCCGACCTCGACCGCGTGGTCGACCCCGGCTGGACGCCGCCGGTCACCCTCGGGGTCCGGCTGGTGAGCGTGCTGGCCGACGACCTCCAGCACGCCGGCCAGGCGGCGTTCCTGCGCGGGCTGCTCCTGCGCGGTTCCTGA
- a CDS encoding LacI family DNA-binding transcriptional regulator, which translates to MSDAQVSRSGAGARPDAGRGDPRPRATIADVAALAGVSAGTASKALNNRGKLREETRARVADAARRLGFRPNEMARSLLSGRSFTVGLLTTDHVGRFSLPVLLGAEDALGAGEISVFLCDTRGDAIRERHHLQALASRRVDGIIVAGRRTDPRPPLRQLLDVPVVYAMAPSQRADDLSVAPDEEQGAREAVRHLLAAGRSRIAHITGPARHHSSQVRAAAFRAALAEAGLEPAGGTVLFGEWNEPWGRRAVRHVLHADPRCDAVFCGSDQIARGAADSLRESGHAVPDDIALVGFDNWDVMVTASRPPLTTVDMELGALGRAAAVRLLEAIDGRARPGTEHLPCRLVLRESA; encoded by the coding sequence TTGTCCGATGCGCAGGTCAGCCGGTCAGGGGCGGGGGCACGCCCGGACGCGGGCCGGGGAGACCCCCGGCCGCGCGCCACCATCGCCGATGTCGCCGCGCTCGCGGGGGTGTCGGCCGGTACGGCCTCCAAGGCGCTGAACAACCGGGGCAAGCTGCGCGAGGAGACCCGCGCGCGGGTGGCCGATGCCGCCAGGCGGCTGGGTTTCCGGCCGAACGAGATGGCCCGCAGCCTGCTGAGCGGTCGCAGCTTCACCGTGGGCCTGCTGACCACCGACCACGTCGGGCGCTTCAGCCTGCCGGTGCTGCTCGGCGCCGAGGACGCGCTGGGGGCCGGCGAGATCTCCGTGTTCCTCTGCGACACCCGGGGCGACGCGATCCGCGAACGGCACCACCTCCAGGCCCTGGCCTCCCGGCGCGTCGACGGCATCATCGTCGCGGGGCGGCGCACCGATCCGAGGCCGCCGCTGCGGCAGCTCCTCGACGTGCCCGTCGTCTACGCCATGGCGCCCTCGCAGCGCGCGGACGACCTGTCCGTGGCGCCCGACGAGGAGCAGGGCGCACGCGAGGCCGTGCGGCACCTCCTCGCGGCGGGGCGTTCGCGGATCGCGCACATCACCGGGCCCGCCAGGCACCACTCCTCGCAGGTGCGCGCGGCGGCGTTCCGGGCGGCGCTGGCCGAGGCCGGTCTCGAACCCGCCGGCGGCACGGTGCTGTTCGGCGAGTGGAACGAGCCCTGGGGCCGGCGGGCGGTGCGGCACGTGCTGCACGCCGACCCGCGGTGCGACGCGGTGTTCTGCGGCAGCGACCAGATCGCGCGCGGGGCCGCGGACAGCCTGCGCGAGTCGGGGCACGCGGTACCGGACGACATCGCGCTGGTCGGGTTCGACAACTGGGACGTCATGGTCACCGCGAGCCGCCCGCCCCTCACCACCGTCGACATGGAGCTCGGCGCGCTCGGGCGCGCCGCGGCCGTGCGCCTCCTCGAAGCGATCGACGGGCGGGCCAGGCCGGGCACGGAACACCTGCCGTGCCGGCTGGTGCTGCGCGAGTCGGCCTGA
- a CDS encoding glycoside hydrolase family 43 protein codes for MSPLPAAVRTSPLLAGALALALVLAAAPPASAAPRLVIDTDFPDPDVLVADGTYYAYATNAAGGNVQVATATSPDGTWERQADALPELGDWARPGLTWAPDVSERPDGSYLLYYTARDTASDRQCVGTAVSGTPAGPFTPVGDGPLVCPADQGGAIDAASFTDTDGTPYLLYKNDGNAIGADTWLYLQRVSADGLTLEGEPVPLLKQDRPEEQGLIEAPTLVVRDGRYVLLYSAGRYGDGSYFTGYATADALTGPYTKSETPLMNTGNTGITGPGGQDVVGDGTGDRLVFHGVLSEDPLVRGMYVAPLTWTAGVPSLG; via the coding sequence ATGTCTCCGTTGCCCGCCGCCGTCCGCACCTCGCCCCTGCTGGCGGGGGCGCTCGCGCTCGCCCTGGTCCTCGCCGCCGCGCCCCCGGCGTCCGCGGCACCCCGCCTCGTCATCGACACCGACTTCCCCGACCCCGACGTCCTCGTGGCCGACGGGACGTACTACGCCTACGCGACCAACGCGGCGGGCGGCAACGTCCAGGTCGCCACCGCGACCTCCCCCGACGGCACGTGGGAACGGCAGGCCGACGCGCTGCCCGAGCTGGGCGACTGGGCCAGGCCGGGGCTGACCTGGGCGCCCGACGTCTCGGAACGCCCCGACGGCTCCTACCTGCTGTACTACACGGCCCGGGACACCGCGTCCGACCGGCAGTGCGTCGGCACGGCCGTCTCCGGCACGCCCGCCGGCCCCTTCACACCCGTGGGCGACGGGCCGCTGGTGTGCCCGGCGGACCAGGGCGGGGCCATCGACGCGGCCTCGTTCACCGACACCGACGGCACCCCCTACCTGCTGTACAAGAACGACGGCAACGCCATCGGCGCCGACACCTGGCTGTACCTCCAACGCGTCTCCGCCGACGGACTGACCCTTGAGGGCGAGCCGGTGCCGCTGCTGAAGCAGGACCGGCCCGAGGAACAGGGGCTGATCGAGGCGCCCACCCTGGTCGTCCGGGACGGCCGCTACGTGCTGCTGTACTCCGCCGGCCGCTACGGCGACGGCAGTTACTTCACCGGCTACGCCACCGCCGACGCGCTCACCGGCCCGTACACCAAGTCGGAGACGCCGCTGATGAACACCGGGAACACCGGCATCACCGGCCCGGGCGGCCAGGACGTGGTCGGCGACGGCACGGGGGACCGGCTCGTCTTCCACGGCGTGCTGAGCGAGGACCCCCTCGTGCGCGGCATGTACGTCGCCCCGCTCACCTGGACGGCAGGCGTTCCCTCCCTCGGCTGA
- a CDS encoding class I SAM-dependent methyltransferase: MHWYEDDGFWVDFADVMFSEPRRVATAELVAVSPLLAHPAGMRVLDLCCGPGLYVVPLARRGCAVTGVDLSPAMLDRARDACERAGARARLIRGDMLTHVEPESYDVVLNMFTSFGYFRRPEDNFQVLRNAYDSLVPGGHLLIDIMGKEVLAGWIGRPQVVEAGDAYVVQRDTILDDWTRLRTDWTLVRNGTAREASITSTLYSAAELRSLFEQAGFTDVECYGGFDKSPYDNHAKRLIVRGTRPAAREGAGG; this comes from the coding sequence ATGCATTGGTACGAGGATGACGGTTTTTGGGTCGATTTCGCCGATGTGATGTTCTCGGAGCCGCGCCGGGTCGCGACCGCGGAACTCGTCGCGGTCTCCCCCCTGCTCGCCCACCCGGCGGGCATGCGCGTGCTCGACCTGTGCTGCGGCCCCGGCCTGTACGTCGTGCCGCTGGCCCGCCGCGGCTGCGCGGTGACCGGCGTCGACCTCAGCCCCGCCATGCTCGATCGCGCCCGGGACGCGTGCGAGCGGGCCGGCGCCAGGGCCCGGCTGATCCGGGGCGACATGCTCACGCACGTCGAACCGGAGTCCTACGACGTGGTGCTGAACATGTTCACGTCCTTCGGCTACTTCCGCAGGCCCGAGGACAACTTCCAGGTCCTGCGCAACGCCTACGACTCGCTGGTGCCCGGCGGCCACCTTCTGATCGACATCATGGGCAAGGAGGTGCTCGCCGGGTGGATCGGGCGCCCGCAGGTCGTCGAGGCCGGCGACGCCTACGTCGTGCAGCGCGACACCATCCTCGACGACTGGACGCGCCTGCGCACCGACTGGACCCTCGTCAGGAACGGGACGGCCCGCGAGGCGTCGATCACCTCGACCCTCTACAGCGCCGCCGAACTGCGGTCCCTGTTCGAACAGGCGGGGTTCACCGACGTCGAGTGCTACGGCGGGTTCGACAAGTCCCCCTACGACAACCACGCCAAGCGCCTCATCGTGCGCGGCACCCGTCCCGCGGCGCGGGAAGGGGCGGGCGGGTGA
- a CDS encoding DNA polymerase ligase N-terminal domain-containing protein gives MNGQRPRPGASGGREESRLAEYRRRRDFSRTAEPGGSGARTDGEPRFVVQIHDASRMHFDFRLEADGVLKSWAVPKGPSTDPQDKRLAMPTEDHPLDYRDFEGVIAEGEYGAGSVIIWDEGTYRHDVDAKGRRSGDGSVAEALRQGHLSFRLNGSKLRGGFALTRFRPGDAAGRGEAWLLVKRADGRTSGGRRRRPGTPDPTRARSARTGRTVGQVAAEEGRT, from the coding sequence ATGAACGGCCAACGCCCCCGCCCCGGCGCCTCCGGCGGCCGGGAGGAGTCACGGCTCGCGGAGTACCGCCGCAGGCGCGACTTCTCCCGGACCGCGGAGCCGGGCGGCTCCGGCGCGCGAACGGACGGCGAGCCGCGGTTCGTCGTCCAGATCCACGACGCGAGCCGGATGCACTTCGACTTCCGGCTTGAGGCGGACGGCGTGCTCAAGTCGTGGGCCGTGCCCAAGGGGCCCTCGACCGATCCGCAGGACAAGCGGCTCGCCATGCCCACCGAGGACCACCCGCTGGACTACCGCGACTTCGAGGGCGTCATCGCGGAAGGCGAGTACGGCGCGGGCTCCGTGATCATCTGGGACGAGGGAACCTACCGGCACGACGTGGACGCCAAGGGCCGCCGCTCCGGTGACGGCTCGGTGGCCGAGGCGCTGCGCCAGGGGCACCTGTCGTTCCGGCTCAACGGGTCCAAGCTGCGCGGCGGCTTCGCGCTCACCCGCTTCAGGCCCGGGGACGCGGCCGGGCGCGGCGAGGCGTGGCTGCTCGTCAAGCGCGCCGACGGCCGGACCTCCGGGGGCCGCCGCCGGCGCCCGGGCACCCCCGACCCGACCCGCGCCCGGTCGGCACGCACCGGGCGCACGGTCGGCCAGGTGGCGGCGGAGGAAGGACGGACCTGA